The Synergistaceae bacterium genomic sequence GAGGTCATTGCGTATACATATCGGCCCCATCGCCATTACTGGAATGCTCCTGCCGTCATCAGCCTTAATTTCCGCACGCATGAACATATTCTGGCCTATAAGCTCGCCGTTCATCTCCATCACAAAATCGAGTTCGCGGACAAATGCCGGGTCATTCCTGAGCTGATGCAGTACGTAATGTTCAAGACATCCCGGACGATAAACATTCCAGAAAGAATCTCTCACTAAATTTTCGACTTCACGCTGTTCTTCTTCCCGCTCCAAACGGATAACGTAATCATTCATCATCTCTATACACAAAATCTCCCCCTGCTTGTCTGGAACAGAGGGAGAATTTTTGCTCAATGCCTGCTACTTCTTCAGGCTGTCTATTATGGCCTTAGCCTCTGCCTCTGCACTCTCGCCGTCGAGCCAGAAC encodes the following:
- a CDS encoding N-acetyltransferase, whose product is MMNDYVIRLEREEEQREVENLVRDSFWNVYRPGCLEHYVLHQLRNDPAFVRELDFVMEMNGELIGQNMFMRAEIKADDGRSIPVMAMGPICIRNDLKRRGYGKILLDYSLEKAAELGCGAVCFEGNIAFYGKSGFTYASNYGIRYHGLPEGEDASFFLCKELITGYLDGVRGGYS